The following is a genomic window from Pelobacter seleniigenes DSM 18267.
GCTTAAAGAAAAGGGATTGCTATGCAGAAAATTCGCTCCCGGGTTGTCTTATAAAAAGGCGGTTGCAGCTTTGCTCAGGCCAAGCCGCGCTTTTTCTTTTCCTGCTCGAGTAACCTCTTTTTGGCCGGGTTCTGTTTATGACTGAGCAATAGTTGTTGTAGGACCGGGGCTGATACCTGCGGAAGCCAGAGGGTAAACCAGATCTCAGGAGTTTTGCTGTTTTTCAGGATGGCCAAGCGCAGGTTGGGGCGCTGCTTCCAACGTTCGTGACGAGCGATCATGGAAATCGTTTCGGCCCGCGCGGTGGCGCCACGCAAAAATTGAAAAACGGCTGCTTCACGCAGACGTGGGTTGGACAGACAAATCTCAAAGACCTGGGCTTGCCCTTCTTTGAGTAGGGCAGCGACCACAGTGGCGGTCCCACGCCGGGCGAGGGTGATCTTGTGGCCCAGGGGAGCAGTGGGCAAGCGCTGTAAAATTGTTCTTTCCGCCGCCAACTTTTGATCTGGCGTCGCACCGGGGAGGGCGCTGAGACTGGCCAGTTCGAACAGGCGTAAATGGGGGAGCAGGCTGCGGACAAGTGCCCCGCCGGTTGCAGGGTTTCTGACCAGCGCAAGTTTGAGGCGATGGCTTAGGTTATCGCGATGTCGCTGATAAATCGTATTGACGAGGTCTTCGCTCAGGTCCCTGCGTTTCAACAACACCAGCAGGTGGTCCTCATGTAAGTTGGGGTTTTTGAGCAGGGTAAAAAGGATGTCCTGTTGCGGTTCCTGTAACAGGGAATACAGCTCACTACTGTCTGCGGTCAAGCTGAGCAGCAGTTTTTTTGCCTCCTGTGCTGATGGCGATGTCGGTTGGTTCATCTTCCCCTCAACTTTCCAGAATTTTATTTCTGAGGATCAACAACTGCAGTGCCAACTCCATTTTACAGGCTAACCGATGACAGAGGGAAAAGTGCTCCTCAAGCATTTCCAGCGGCGCCTGGATATAGAGGACGGCGACCCGTCTGTCCCTGACTTTGATCGGTAGGACAAGGGCGGTCTGCGGCAGCCTGGAGTGGAAAAAATCGAGCAACTTCAGATCTTCTTCGCTCGCTGTCAGTGGCCCCAGGTAATGGGCTGCGTTCTCAGTCGGATGAGTAAAAATAAAGCTTTTTTGCAGATCGATGCCGAGCTGTTGGAATGGTTGATCCGGATCCTCGACAGCGGCTTTCCAGCCGATCAGTTGATCGTTTTTGATGGTCAGCAGGGCACTGTCAGGGAAGGTCGGTTTAAGAAAGTCCAAGAGCGGGGTAGCGATATCCTCTCGATTCCGCGCTTCGCTCCATGTGGTCAGCAGATCTTTGATGCGGTCGCCGAGGCTCGGTTGCGGCAGGTCGGTCTGGACATGTTCAAGGCTGATCTCTTCCTCTGGTAATTCCACTTCTCCAAGCAATGGCCAAGGCTGATTAAAAATATCCTCCGACCCGGTTGCCACCTGCTCTGCATCGACTTGCTCAATCCTATGTCCAGGTGTTTTTTTGCTGCTTTTATCCCTGAGTTGGGTCAGCAGCGATTCGTAGCGCGGAGTCAGCGGCCTGCCGTAATATTTTTTAAGGGCGAGCAGCATCCTGAATTCGGAGACGATGAGTGGAATAATGGTTCGGCCGAGTTTGTCCGACAGCTGGGCTATGGTCTCTTCGTCCGCCGGCTCGATCATGGCCAGGTACAGCTTGTCTGCTTCTTCCCGTAGCGGCAGAACTTTGTAGTGCAGGGCAATTTTGGGTGGAATCAGTTTGAGCAAGGTTGGGGAAATTTTCATAATCGCGGCAGGTGGCACAAAGGGTCTGTGGTACTGCCGGCAAAGCAGCCTGGCCAAGGTGTTTTCATCAATATAGCCAAGCTCGAGAAGATTCGTTCCCAGCCGACCGCCATGAATGCTTTGATGTTCGATCGCTTCGTCAAGCTGGGCCTGCTCCAGCAGTTTCTCGTGCAGAAGCGTCTCGCCAAGTTTGCGAACCGGTGATTTTATTGCATTTGGAGAATGAGTCTGCTTCAATCCGGGCTCCTGCATTTGCTATTTCTTAAAATGTTATAAATAATACAACAACAGGCTGATACTGCAATGGAGAAACTGGACAGTTATCGCCAGACCCGGTACAGTAACCATCCTGAAACACTTTTGAAATGTATTCCCTGTCAGGTGCGGGGGAAGTGGTTTTTATTAACAGGACATCACGATAGGATATGACAATTAATGAAGTTTGCTGAACAACCTTTGCTTATTTTTGATGGCGCCTGCGGCACCAATCTGCAGCTGATGACGATCAGCGCAGATGATTGGGGTGGTTGCGAGGGCTGCAACGAAATCCTCAATCTTTCTGCACCACACCATATCGAGCAACTGCACCGCAGTATGCTGGATGCCGGGGCCATGGTGGTTGAAACAAATACCTTCGGGGCCTCCCGGGTGGTGCTTGGTGAGTACGGCCTGCAGGACAAAGTCAAGGAAATCAACCTGCGTGCGGTCGAGATTGCGCGTCGTGCCATCGGCAACCGGGGCGACCGTTATGTCGCCGGGTCTATCGGCCCCGGGACCAAGCTGCCGTCCCTGGGACATATCAGTGTTGCCGATCTTGCCGCAGCCACCGCCGAACAGGTTGACGCACTGCTTGAAGCCGGGGTTGACTGCCTGATTATTGAAACCTGCCAAGACCTGCTGCAGACCAAGACCGCCCTGATTGTGGTGTTTGAAAAACTGGCTGCCGCCGGAAGCGACCTGCCGGTGCTGGCCTCGGTGACCATTGAGCAGCAGGGGACCATGCTGGTTGGTACGGACATTGCCGCTGTGGTTGCGACCCTTGAGCCGTTTCCGTTATTTTCACTGGGCCTGAATTGTGCCACCGGGCCGCAGGATATGATGTCTCATGTTACTTATTTGAGCCAGCACTGGCCGCAACGTATTTCGGTGATCCCCAACCAGGGTCTGCCGGAAGTTGTCAATGGGGAAACCTGCTACCCGTTGAGCCCCGGCGACTATGCCGAACAGATGTATCGTTTCGTGACCGAGCAGGGAGTGAGTATCGTTGGTGGCTGTTGCGGAACCAGTCCGCAGCATATTGCGGCGTTAGCGAGCAAGCTTGGCGGTGTGCAACCCAAACAGCGGGAGGTGTCGGCATGAAAGCATCTGTTGCCAGCCTTTACCAGGCGGTTGAACTGCATCAGGAAATCCCGCCGCTGTTGCTCGGTGAACGCTGTAACCCCAATGGGTCTAAAGCTTTTCGTGAAGCCTTGCTGGCGGAAGACTGGGACGCCTGCCTGAAATTGGCCCTGGATCAGGAGGCCCGTGGTGCGCAGGTGCTCGACCTGTGCGTGGCCTACGCCGGTCGCGACGAAGTTGCCGATATGGTCCAGCTGACGACCCTCTTTGCCGGCTCCTGCAAGGCCCCGTTGATGTTCGATTCCACCAGTCCGGACACCCTGGAGCAGGTGCTGCCCCTTTATCCTGGGCGGGCCATTATCAATTCCATCAACCTCGAAGACGGCGGAGCCAATCTCGACCGCATCTGCCGGCTGGCTAAAAAGTATGGTGCCGCCGTGGTCGCCCTGACCATCAACCTGGAAGGGATGGCCCTGACTTGCGAGAAAAAGGTCGCGGTTGCCAAACAGATTTATGACCTGGCGGTCAACAAACACGGGCTGCGGCCGCAGGATCTGCTCTTTGACCTGCTGACCTTTACGGTCGGCTCAGGTGATGAGTCCATGCGCTCTGCAGCGATTGAAACCCTGGCCGCGATTCGCCGGGTCAAGGAAGAACTGCCCGGGGTCGGTTTTACCCTCGGCGTCAGCAATATCAGCTTCGGCCTGCGGCCGGCGGCCCGTAAGGTGCTTAACTCGGTGTTTCTGCACGAAGCGGTTGAGGCCGGTTTGAATACCGCCATTGTTGATGCGGCCAAAGTCCTGCCCTATGCAGCGATCAGTGAGGAAGACCGAAAGATCTGTCTTGATCTGCTCTACAATCGCGACCCGGAAGCACTGATGATCTTTATCGATCACTTTGAGCAGGCCGTTGATAATGACGATGCTGATGACAGTGACAGCTTGCGGATGGAAGAACTGTTGCATCAGAAGCTCCTCAAAGGGGACAAGGATGGCTTGGAAGACCTGCTCAGCGGATTGCGCGGTCGCTGGCAGCCTCTTGATATTATTAATAACCTGCTGGTTCCGGCGATGCGTGAGGTCGGCGATCTGTTCGGGCGCGGAGAACTGCTGCTCCCCTTTGTGCTGCAGTCGGCCGAAGTGATGAAGCAGAGCGTTGCTCTGCTTGAGCCCTATATGGAGAAGCTTGCTGATGAGGGTCGTACCTCCATCCTTTTGGCAACGGTTGCCGGTGACGTGCATGATATTGGTAAAAACCTGGTCGATATTATTCTCACCAACAATGGTTATAAGGTTCATAACATTGGTATCAAGGTGCCGGCGGAAGAAATTATTGCCAAAGCCAGGGAATTGCAGGTCGATGTCATCGGTCTGTCCGGGTTGTTGGTCAAATCTGCCCTGTTGATGAAAGAAAATCTGGCTCAATTTCAGGGTGTTGCACTGCAGCAGCCGATACTGCTCGGTGGTGCTGCGCTGACCCGTAAATTTGTCGCCCAGGATTGTGTGCCTAATTATCAACAGCCGGTCGTCTACTGTGCCGATGCTTTTGCCGGCTTAAAGGCGATGCGTGATTTTGAGGCGGGCAAGCTGGTTGCGACTGACTGGTCCGATAATGCGGTGGTCAGCAACCGGCCTGGGCCGCCGACAGATGTGCTCGATCGGTCATTTATACCACCGGCCGTGCCCTTTACCGGGCGCCGGACCGTGACCGATGTCGACCCGGAAATACTCTTTAAATATCTCAACGAAGCCGCGCTGTTTCGCGGTCGGTGGGGCTATCGGCGCGGCAAAATGGCCAAGGAAGAGTATGAAAAGCTCAATGAACAGACCGTACTGCCGCTGTTTCACCGGCTCAAGGAGCAGGCTTTGAATGAAGGCTGGCTGCAACCCAAGGTGGCCTACGGCTATTTTGATTGCAGCAGTGCCGGAAATGATTTGCTTATTCATAGCGGCGAAGGCGACAAACTGTTTAGTTTCCCACGCCAGGAGCATGCTCCCGGTCTTTGCATCGCCGATTATTTCCGCACCCGGGAAGAGGGTGGGGATGTTGCCGGTTTCTTTGTTGTGACCATCGGTGCCGCTTTAGCGGAAAAGACCCGTGAGTTATATGAGACCGACAGCTATCATGACTACCTGATGCTTCACGGTCTGGGCGTGGAATTGACCGATGCCCTGGCTGAATACTGGCATGAGCAGATGCGGGTTGAAATGGGGATTCAACAGGGCGCCAGCGACATGGCCGCTTATGTTGCCCAGGGCTACCAGGGCTCCCGGTTTGGCTTCGGCTATCCGTCCTGCCCGGATCTGGGGGCTCATCTGCCGCTCTTCGAACTGCTGCGGCCGGAAGAGATCGGTGTGTCGTTAACGGAGTCTTTCGAAATGGTCCCGGAGATGACTACGTCTGCCATTGTCGCTCATCACCCCCAAGCCAAATATTTTGCGGTTTGATTGAACACTCAGGGGCGCCTGGAAGTGTGTCCCGGAGCTTTTAGACTTGACTTTATTCAGTCAGCAAGGAGGATCCATGCGTTATATCTGTACCTGTTGTGGCTATATTTATGACCCCGCCAAGGGGGATGATATGAATCAGATTCCGCCCGGAGTTGCCTTCGAAGACCTGCCGGACAGCTGGGTCTGTCCACTGTGTTATGCTGATCGGGATAAGTTCGATCCGCTGGATTGATAAAAAATGCTCGCTGGAGCCTTCAGCTCCAGCGAGCATTTTTTATTTCAGATCTGCAATTTCTAAATAGTCGGCATCCGGAAACACTGGATGGCAATAATCAAGTTTTCAGATTGGAAACGAGCAGTTTTCCGTTGTGACAAGGAAATCAAGGGGTTGCGCGGAGGCGTACACCGTTACGCCGCACAAGTAAGCCTGCAGATTGACGCTGCTACAACGGAAAAAAGCCGTTTCCAGATGGAAACTAAATAATGCCGTGCAGATATTTGACGATGTCGGTGCGGATCGGCATGAAATAGATGTTACTGTTATTAGCGCGGGCGAACTCAAGGGCTTTTGCTGCGAAATCCCGGTTCCAGGTCAGGTTCGGCGCAAAATCCGGGGGAAAAACGGCATTGTTTTTGTTTTCCCAGTAATTCTGGCTGTTTTCCGTCAGCACCGGGGAGACTCCCCAGTAGACATCGACGTGCTGCAGAAAGCCCTGGTAGATTTCCATCAGCCGCAGATCGAAGAAGGGCTGGGTGAAAAAGGCATCGGCTCCGGCATCATGTTTTGCCTTGACGTAATCGATCTCTTCCTTGATTCCGCTACGATAGGGATCCATGCCGGCATAGACCTTGAGCTGAGGCAGTTCGCGCTTGAGCCGACGGATCATTTCCAGGCAGTTGGTGCGATAACATTTATGCCCCATGTCCTGCGGCAGGTCGCCGGTAATAACCAGCACCGCTTCAATCCCGGCGTTGCTGAGTTTGTCGACAATCTGCAGCGGGGCATCCGGATCAAAGTCGATGGCACGTAAATGAGGGATGGTCTTCGGGAAATAGTCGCCGGCAATAGCGCAGCCATCCCAGCTACGTAAGTCGAAGCGCAGGATATCAGGAATGTTGATGCGCTCAACCTGGGGGAAGTGACTGCGAACCTGGCTCAGTTCACGGCGCAGGGATTCTTCACTTCTTGGAACAAGTTCTATCGATATTTTAACCATTTACAAAGATATTCCTAATAAAATGGATTAATCTTTTTCTGTAATGACTTGGCCGCTGAACAGATAGATATCCGCATCAGGTGACTGCCAGGCCTCCGCCGGCAATCCGGCTTTGCGGCAGGTCTGTTCCAGAAAGGTTTTTCTGTCCCAACCCTGTTCCGTGGCCACTTGAGGCAGAAGAACCCCGCGATTGAGACCCTTTTCGATGTAGATCCCATGTTCGCCGACCTGAATAAGTTCGGTGTCGTCGATTTTCTGGAGCGGTGAGAGCACGGTAATCTCAAGTTTGAAATTTGCCAGATCAACAACAGCCATGGGGGGAAATCTGGGATCCTGGCAGGCTGAGGCTTTTGCCATTTCGGCAACTTCCCGAAATAGCGGTTGGCGGGCCTGAAAGTTGCCGATACAGCCCCGCAGCATATTGTTCTGTTTGATGGTGACAAAGCATCCTGATTTTTGATTCAGAGCTTTTTCTTCGCGGGGAGAAGGGGAATATAATTGTTGTTTGACCCCTTTGATGATTGCTTCGCGGGCAATCTCCAGCAGGGCGGCGGCGTCATGGTCATTCAGCATTGATACTCCAGACCTGTCCAGTCAGTCGTAAGGGTTAAAAAAATCCGCTCAAGCGCGGATGCCGGTTGGTCCAATCCCGATCTATGGTAAAAAAAAGAGCTTAACAGCAAGTGAATCGGTTGCCGGCTGTTTGTTTGTTCATTTATAGTGGCAGGACAGGTTGCTTGCAACAATTTTAAGAAATTTCTCCAGCTGAAACTGGATAAAACTTGGATTTTCAGGGAGGCGGTTTGAAAAAGAGAGCTAATTTCTGGTGGTATCTTTCGTTACTGGCGTTTTTAACC
Proteins encoded in this region:
- a CDS encoding homocysteine S-methyltransferase family protein, which translates into the protein MKFAEQPLLIFDGACGTNLQLMTISADDWGGCEGCNEILNLSAPHHIEQLHRSMLDAGAMVVETNTFGASRVVLGEYGLQDKVKEINLRAVEIARRAIGNRGDRYVAGSIGPGTKLPSLGHISVADLAAATAEQVDALLEAGVDCLIIETCQDLLQTKTALIVVFEKLAAAGSDLPVLASVTIEQQGTMLVGTDIAAVVATLEPFPLFSLGLNCATGPQDMMSHVTYLSQHWPQRISVIPNQGLPEVVNGETCYPLSPGDYAEQMYRFVTEQGVSIVGGCCGTSPQHIAALASKLGGVQPKQREVSA
- a CDS encoding vitamin B12 dependent-methionine synthase activation domain-containing protein, with product MKASVASLYQAVELHQEIPPLLLGERCNPNGSKAFREALLAEDWDACLKLALDQEARGAQVLDLCVAYAGRDEVADMVQLTTLFAGSCKAPLMFDSTSPDTLEQVLPLYPGRAIINSINLEDGGANLDRICRLAKKYGAAVVALTINLEGMALTCEKKVAVAKQIYDLAVNKHGLRPQDLLFDLLTFTVGSGDESMRSAAIETLAAIRRVKEELPGVGFTLGVSNISFGLRPAARKVLNSVFLHEAVEAGLNTAIVDAAKVLPYAAISEEDRKICLDLLYNRDPEALMIFIDHFEQAVDNDDADDSDSLRMEELLHQKLLKGDKDGLEDLLSGLRGRWQPLDIINNLLVPAMREVGDLFGRGELLLPFVLQSAEVMKQSVALLEPYMEKLADEGRTSILLATVAGDVHDIGKNLVDIILTNNGYKVHNIGIKVPAEEIIAKARELQVDVIGLSGLLVKSALLMKENLAQFQGVALQQPILLGGAALTRKFVAQDCVPNYQQPVVYCADAFAGLKAMRDFEAGKLVATDWSDNAVVSNRPGPPTDVLDRSFIPPAVPFTGRRTVTDVDPEILFKYLNEAALFRGRWGYRRGKMAKEEYEKLNEQTVLPLFHRLKEQALNEGWLQPKVAYGYFDCSSAGNDLLIHSGEGDKLFSFPRQEHAPGLCIADYFRTREEGGDVAGFFVVTIGAALAEKTRELYETDSYHDYLMLHGLGVELTDALAEYWHEQMRVEMGIQQGASDMAAYVAQGYQGSRFGFGYPSCPDLGAHLPLFELLRPEEIGVSLTESFEMVPEMTTSAIVAHHPQAKYFAV
- a CDS encoding rubredoxin; amino-acid sequence: MRYICTCCGYIYDPAKGDDMNQIPPGVAFEDLPDSWVCPLCYADRDKFDPLD
- a CDS encoding methylenetetrahydrofolate reductase; protein product: MVKISIELVPRSEESLRRELSQVRSHFPQVERINIPDILRFDLRSWDGCAIAGDYFPKTIPHLRAIDFDPDAPLQIVDKLSNAGIEAVLVITGDLPQDMGHKCYRTNCLEMIRRLKRELPQLKVYAGMDPYRSGIKEEIDYVKAKHDAGADAFFTQPFFDLRLMEIYQGFLQHVDVYWGVSPVLTENSQNYWENKNNAVFPPDFAPNLTWNRDFAAKALEFARANNSNIYFMPIRTDIVKYLHGII
- the amrA gene encoding AmmeMemoRadiSam system protein A, with the translated sequence MLNDHDAAALLEIAREAIIKGVKQQLYSPSPREEKALNQKSGCFVTIKQNNMLRGCIGNFQARQPLFREVAEMAKASACQDPRFPPMAVVDLANFKLEITVLSPLQKIDDTELIQVGEHGIYIEKGLNRGVLLPQVATEQGWDRKTFLEQTCRKAGLPAEAWQSPDADIYLFSGQVITEKD